One window from the genome of Pseudanabaena yagii GIHE-NHR1 encodes:
- a CDS encoding carbon dioxide-concentrating mechanism protein, producing the protein MSSSASQRIDLSGSALGMVSTISFPAIVGTADMMLKSATVRLVGYEKVGNGFCTAIVRGQITDVRMAVEAGAETAREFGQLVSTIVIPRPYPNLEAILPISNRLSQLTDGRYSRLSNQAIGLLETRGFPAMVGAADLMLKSADVHLAGYETIGAGLCTAIIRGNVADVAIAIEAGMYEAERIGEFHTLMIIPRPLDDLEETLPTSEYWIETPVPVNIPMIALQEQERELVQLPNLEIAEVETISIGDR; encoded by the coding sequence ATGTCTAGTAGTGCATCTCAAAGAATCGATCTCTCAGGAAGCGCTTTGGGAATGGTCTCAACTATTAGTTTCCCTGCGATTGTGGGCACTGCCGACATGATGCTCAAATCCGCAACGGTGCGATTAGTTGGTTACGAAAAAGTTGGCAATGGTTTTTGTACAGCGATTGTACGGGGACAGATTACAGATGTACGTATGGCTGTGGAGGCAGGAGCCGAAACTGCGCGAGAATTTGGACAACTAGTTTCTACGATCGTCATTCCCCGTCCATACCCTAATTTAGAGGCGATTTTACCGATTAGTAATCGACTGAGCCAGTTGACCGATGGGCGTTATAGTCGGCTTAGTAATCAGGCGATTGGACTATTGGAAACACGCGGCTTTCCTGCGATGGTGGGAGCCGCCGATTTGATGCTGAAATCAGCAGATGTCCATCTTGCTGGCTATGAAACCATTGGAGCAGGACTATGTACAGCGATTATTCGTGGCAATGTTGCGGATGTGGCGATCGCGATCGAAGCAGGTATGTATGAAGCTGAACGTATCGGTGAATTCCATACCCTGATGATTATTCCTCGTCCCCTTGATGATCTCGAAGAAACATTACCAACTTCCGAATATTGGATTGAAACCCCAGTGCCTGTAAATATTCCGATGATTGCTCTCCAAGAACAAGAAAGGGAATTAGTACAATTACCTAATTTAGAGATTGCCGAGGTTGAAACTATTTCCATAGGCGATCGCTAA
- a CDS encoding EutN/CcmL family microcompartment protein, giving the protein MQIARVCGTVVSTYKESNLSGSKFLLLQLVDLQGQLLPDYEVATDTVGAGVDEWVLFTRGSGARQVRDSTNRPIDAAVVAIIDTVSLSDRTLYSKKYNERML; this is encoded by the coding sequence ATGCAAATTGCTAGAGTTTGCGGTACGGTCGTCAGTACCTACAAAGAGTCAAATCTATCTGGAAGCAAGTTTCTGCTCTTGCAGCTTGTCGATCTCCAAGGACAGTTACTTCCAGATTACGAAGTTGCCACTGATACTGTCGGTGCTGGCGTAGATGAATGGGTGTTATTTACTCGTGGGAGTGGTGCGAGACAGGTACGAGATAGCACAAACCGTCCGATTGATGCCGCAGTTGTCGCCATCATCGATACTGTGAGCCTGAGCGATCGCACTCTCTACAGCAAAAAATACAATGAAAGAATGCTATAG
- a CDS encoding LbetaH domain-containing protein: MQSNYLPPLEPIGDFRSYVCGDVVIDETAAIASGVLIQADQGGKIMIGAGVCIGMGAVLHAQGGLLEIGAGANLGAGVLVYGTSRIGEGACIGASSSIVRAVIAKGAIVPPCSLISGLDQTAVEKEVSPAIAQDLETSLETNKIPSPTNYSFTHTYSAAQPLKNKFVSANFAQSPVSLEQSDNLNSDNIIERSTTETYVHTSVTATPESVIANSVERTVTETQVEIPNEPIAEQSVESTVISEDASGQALSDESISPEQTGSDLTTINAANSAQAKAYAQAQINRYIKRLFPQN; the protein is encoded by the coding sequence ATGCAATCGAACTACCTACCACCTTTAGAACCCATCGGAGATTTTCGCTCCTATGTTTGTGGGGATGTAGTGATCGATGAGACGGCAGCGATCGCATCTGGAGTATTAATCCAAGCAGATCAGGGTGGCAAGATTATGATTGGTGCAGGGGTATGTATCGGTATGGGAGCAGTGCTGCACGCTCAAGGGGGACTATTAGAAATTGGGGCAGGTGCAAATCTGGGAGCGGGGGTTTTAGTATATGGCACTAGCAGAATTGGTGAAGGTGCTTGTATTGGGGCTTCTAGTTCCATTGTGCGGGCGGTAATTGCTAAGGGGGCGATCGTACCTCCCTGTTCGTTAATTAGTGGGTTAGATCAAACTGCCGTGGAGAAAGAGGTAAGTCCTGCGATCGCCCAAGATTTAGAAACAAGTTTAGAAACAAATAAAATTCCTTCACCCACAAATTATTCATTTACCCATACCTATTCTGCTGCTCAGCCTTTAAAAAACAAATTTGTGTCAGCGAATTTTGCCCAGTCGCCTGTGTCTCTGGAGCAATCTGACAATCTCAATAGTGACAATATTATTGAGCGATCGACCACAGAGACCTATGTGCATACCAGTGTCACTGCTACGCCTGAGAGTGTAATTGCCAACTCGGTCGAGCGCACAGTCACCGAAACTCAGGTGGAAATTCCGAATGAGCCTATTGCTGAGCAGTCTGTGGAATCCACAGTAATTTCTGAAGATGCTTCTGGGCAAGCGTTAAGTGATGAGTCAATTAGTCCAGAGCAGACAGGTTCTGATTTGACCACCATCAATGCAGCAAATTCAGCACAGGCTAAGGCATATGCTCAAGCTCAAATCAACCGCTACATTAAGAGACTTTTTCCACAAAACTAA
- a CDS encoding carbon dioxide-concentrating mechanism protein CcmK, protein MAIAVGMIETLGFPAVVEAADAMVKAARVTLVGYEKIGSGRVTVIVRGDVSEVQASVAAGTDSVKRVNGGQVLSTHIIARPHENLEYVLPIRYTEEVEQFRDNVNSIRPINRP, encoded by the coding sequence ATGGCGATCGCAGTTGGAATGATTGAAACCCTTGGTTTCCCTGCCGTTGTAGAAGCAGCCGATGCTATGGTTAAAGCTGCTCGCGTTACCTTAGTTGGCTACGAAAAGATCGGTAGTGGTCGTGTGACCGTTATCGTTCGTGGCGATGTCTCCGAAGTACAAGCTTCAGTTGCAGCAGGTACCGATTCCGTAAAGCGCGTAAACGGTGGACAAGTTCTTTCCACACACATCATTGCTCGTCCTCACGAAAACCTCGAATACGTTCTACCAATTCGCTACACCGAAGAAGTCGAGCAGTTCCGTGACAACGTAAACTCCATCCGTCCTATCAACCGCCCATAG
- a CDS encoding ribulose bisphosphate carboxylase small subunit — translation MVVRSFAAPPTPWSRNLAEPKIDPSAYVHSFSNLIGDVYIGANVLIAPGTSIRADEGNPFHIGNSTNVQDGVVIHGLEKGRVVGDDGKEYSVWIGNSTSITHMALIHGPAYIGNNCFIGFRSTVFNARVGDGCIISLHALVQDVEIPAGKYVPSGAVITTQQQADLLPNVRESDQNFASHVVGINESLRQGYRCAADIACITPIRQQQENSTSSSSNSVASFKTQLNTQHSNQINQNFTDIQAQRNGSMAGDLAQQIRQFLGQGYHVAVEYADVRRFRSGSWQSSAIPHTSEASTVIAAVQNALVENEGEYVRLVAVDPKAKRRVSETIIQRPSDKAAVISNAAPSVSNGSAPKAASNGSAVSANSADIAGQVRQLLAQGYRISTEYADARRFRSAAWQTGPAIDASSESSVIAALNNILAEHEGEYVRLVGVDPKAKRRVTETIIQRADSQAVSIGQSNGNGASASSTAPRANGVTSGDVASTVGQLLAQGYRLSVEHADERHFRTTSWQTLPAITANNPAAAIAALDNYIAEYSDEYVRLVGVDTKLKRRVVELLVHRPGGQPVAATRTAVKVSNSSNSSYGGGAGKLSADMLSRIRQLLAQGYRIGTEHADERHFRTSSWFSCSPIATSNESEVIRALEACLDEHGDEYVRLLGIDPKAKRRVFEGIIQRPAK, via the coding sequence ATGGTAGTTCGTAGCTTTGCTGCCCCCCCTACACCTTGGTCTAGGAATTTGGCAGAACCCAAAATCGATCCATCCGCCTACGTTCATTCTTTTTCCAATCTAATTGGCGACGTTTATATCGGCGCTAATGTTTTGATTGCCCCAGGCACGTCGATTCGTGCGGACGAGGGCAATCCTTTTCATATTGGTAATAGTACGAACGTCCAAGATGGTGTTGTCATTCATGGTCTAGAAAAAGGTCGCGTGGTTGGCGATGACGGCAAAGAATATTCCGTCTGGATTGGAAATAGTACTTCCATCACGCACATGGCTCTTATCCATGGGCCAGCTTATATTGGCAATAACTGCTTTATTGGGTTCCGCTCAACGGTATTTAATGCGCGGGTCGGTGACGGCTGCATTATTTCCTTACATGCTCTTGTCCAAGATGTAGAAATTCCTGCGGGTAAATATGTTCCTTCTGGTGCAGTGATTACAACGCAGCAACAAGCCGATCTGCTACCGAATGTGCGGGAATCAGACCAAAACTTTGCGAGTCATGTTGTCGGTATCAACGAGTCCTTGAGACAAGGTTATCGCTGTGCTGCTGATATTGCCTGCATTACACCGATCCGCCAACAACAAGAAAACTCGACATCATCAAGCAGCAATTCTGTTGCCAGTTTTAAAACACAGCTTAATACGCAACATTCTAATCAAATTAATCAGAACTTTACAGATATACAAGCACAGAGGAATGGATCTATGGCTGGGGATTTAGCGCAGCAAATACGACAATTTTTAGGTCAAGGCTACCATGTTGCAGTTGAGTATGCAGATGTGCGTCGCTTCCGTAGTGGCTCTTGGCAATCTTCTGCTATTCCACATACATCTGAAGCTTCAACAGTAATTGCGGCTGTACAAAATGCTTTAGTAGAAAATGAAGGTGAATATGTTCGCTTGGTTGCGGTTGACCCCAAGGCAAAGCGTCGTGTTTCCGAAACTATTATTCAACGTCCCAGTGATAAAGCAGCAGTAATCAGCAATGCTGCACCTAGCGTCAGCAATGGTAGTGCACCTAAAGCAGCCTCGAACGGTTCTGCGGTTAGTGCTAACAGTGCCGATATTGCAGGTCAGGTGCGTCAACTCTTAGCTCAAGGCTATCGCATTAGTACAGAATATGCTGATGCCCGTCGTTTCCGTTCTGCCGCATGGCAAACTGGTCCTGCAATCGATGCATCCAGTGAATCTAGCGTGATTGCCGCTTTAAATAATATTCTTGCTGAGCATGAAGGTGAATATGTCCGTTTAGTTGGTGTTGATCCTAAGGCAAAGCGTCGTGTTACAGAAACCATCATTCAACGTGCTGATAGCCAAGCTGTAAGTATTGGTCAATCGAATGGCAATGGTGCATCGGCAAGTTCCACTGCTCCTCGCGCCAATGGTGTTACGAGTGGTGATGTTGCATCTACTGTCGGTCAACTGTTGGCTCAAGGTTATCGCCTTAGTGTTGAACATGCGGATGAGCGCCATTTCCGTACTACTTCTTGGCAGACTCTTCCTGCGATTACTGCTAACAACCCAGCCGCCGCGATCGCTGCTTTAGATAATTACATTGCTGAATATAGCGATGAATATGTGCGTCTTGTTGGTGTTGACACCAAGTTAAAGCGCCGTGTCGTTGAACTACTAGTACATCGTCCTGGCGGTCAGCCCGTAGCGGCAACTCGTACTGCGGTTAAGGTCAGCAACTCTAGCAATAGCTCCTATGGTGGCGGTGCTGGCAAGCTTAGCGCTGATATGCTATCTCGTATTCGTCAGCTATTGGCTCAGGGCTACCGTATTGGTACTGAACATGCCGATGAGCGCCATTTCCGCACTAGTTCTTGGTTTAGCTGTTCACCGATCGCTACCTCTAATGAGTCGGAAGTAATTCGTGCATTGGAAGCTTGTTTAGATGAGCATGGTGATGAATATGTGCGCTTACTAGGTATTGATCCTAAAGCTAAGCGTCGTGTATTTGAAGGAATCATTCAACGTCCTGCAAAGTAA
- a CDS encoding carbon dioxide-concentrating mechanism protein CcmK → MPIAIGMIETRGFPAVVEAADAMVKAARVTLVGYEKIGSGRVTVIIRGDISEVKASIAAGVDGANRVNGGEVVSTHTIARPHENLEYVLPIRYTREVEQFAF, encoded by the coding sequence ATGCCGATCGCTATTGGAATGATCGAGACTAGAGGCTTCCCCGCAGTTGTAGAAGCAGCGGATGCCATGGTCAAAGCTGCTCGCGTTACCCTTGTGGGTTACGAAAAAATCGGTAGTGGGCGGGTTACAGTCATCATCAGAGGTGATATCTCTGAGGTGAAAGCATCCATCGCTGCTGGAGTTGACGGTGCAAACCGAGTAAATGGGGGCGAAGTTGTTTCGACTCATACCATTGCTCGACCACACGAAAACCTAGAGTATGTGCTACCTATTCGCTATACGCGAGAAGTAGAGCAATTTGCTTTTTAG